AATAATTTATTGTGTCatttgagtcacttttattgtaagaaTAGAGcataaacaatgtaattgtaaaccaACACTGTTTAGTCTCTGATTATGGTTAACGTTTTCATTTTGTCCAATGTGGGTAATTCTGTTGTTGAAGTACATTAGATCAATAAAGCAGGCTGATCACTAGAAATAGACTTTGGACATTTGAAACGGCCCTGAGAACGTTGATATATGCTGCCTTCGGCGCTCACACATTTTTTAACTCTTGCTGAGCACTCATACAAACTCATGATGATCAGAGGCAAATCACGCTGATCAGACTAAAGCGAGCTGCTCTGACCACAGCACTATGACAGTTCATAATGCTCTTGCAAGCCGTGAGAATATTTGATGATACTTGATGGAAACGGTGCATTATTTTGTTTTAAGGTTATCCCAAACCATATCCCTAACCTAAACCACTCGGCATTAATACCTAAGCTTAAtcctttgagttgtttctgttttaaccgtGTAACCATGTGGAATTAATGCTTCCATAATACGTCAAATATGTAAGtgaaactatgagatcttgttgCAATAAAACTACAGTACTCCAGCATGTGTCAAACCTTCGTCTTGTTAGTGCATAGGTCAAATTAGCTATTCAATTTCCTGTCTTTTTCTTCTTCAGACAAAAGCTAATATTTCACAAAACACATAAATATATTGAAACAAAATGGAAGCAACTAGAATTTTACAACAAAATAAGGTTTCTGGGGCACAGCATTagttttagtttagtttattaattcgaccattttaaaaaacaagcacacatgaAACTTAAAAGATATACatgcacatgaataaaatcatcaaggataacacacaataaagtttgggacttatttccattgtggtcctcttgagacaagatggctagacaagatcaaacacagtatggcagtgaaataatacaacaaaaacatagttacatcataggggttattcatatttgctgccaccaacatttatgctgccaccaacatgcttcactttAGGAATGGTACCAGGTTTCATCCAGACATGACGGTTGACATTCAGGccatagagttcaatcttggtttcattgtggtctgagagtcctttaggtaccttttggcaactccaagcaggctgtcatgtgccttttactgaggagtggcttccgtctggccactctccaataaaggcctgattggtggagtgctgcactgatgattgtccttctggaaggttctcccatctccacagaggaactctggagctctgtcagagtgaccatcgggttcttggtcacctccctgaccaaggaccttctcctctgattgctcagtttggccggggggccagctttaggaagagtcgtgttggttccaaacttcatccgtttaaggatggaggccacagtgttcttggggaccttcaatgctgcagaattgttttggtacccttctctagatctgtgcctcggcacaatcctgtctcagagctctatggacaattcctttgctctgacatgcactgtcaactgtggtaccttatatagacaggtgtgtgcctttacaaatcatgtccaaaaaattgaatttaccacaggttggcaccaatcaagttgtagaaacatctcaaggatgatcatatcacgttttagggaagacccagatgcagacagtgtcgaagtaacaaaagtttattactagaacagggggcaggcaaaatgacaggtcaagggctggcagaggtcagtaatcctgatcagagtccaaaaggtgtAGAATGGCAGACAGTCTCAGGGCAGGCAGatgtcaataatccagtgtggtggGACAAAGTACAGgatagcaggcaggctcagggtcagggcaggcagaatggaaAACTAGAAGACAGGAGCAAAggggaaaacgctggtaggcttgacaaacaaaacgaactggcaacagacaaactgagaacacaggtataaatacacaggagataatgaggagagatgggagacacctagtggggggtggagacaagcacaaagacaggtgaaacagatcagggtgtgacagatcaatggaaacaggatgcacctgagctcaattttgagtctcatggcATAGgttcggaatacttatgtaaataagggtctgaatacctatttaatacattagcaaatatttcttaaaacctgtttttgctttgatattatgggttattgtgtatagatttATGAGGGAAAACActtatttgatccattttagaataaagctgtaacgtaacaacattttgaaaaggtcaaggggtctgagtacttaccgaatgcactgtacttccaTAAAACATTTTTAACTGGTACCAGGCTACCTTCAGAGGAGAAttgtgaggcttgtgggcgtCCTAGAGAAAACAGACATTTTTGTGAGAGTCTCAACTTTCGatggtgggctcccgagtggcgcagcggtctaaggcactgcatctcagtgctagaggagtcactacagaccctggttagattacaggctgtatcacaaccgactgtgattgggagtcggcgcacaattggcccagcatcgtccgggttagggtttgaccggggtaggacatcattgtaaataagaatttgttcttaactggagCAGCTTAcctagtcaaataaaggttaaataaaataaaaaataaaaacattagtgtgtagcccaaactgcttggacgctacagacagaagttggcagatctgCGGTACTGGCTTCAGACGAGTCCGGTGACACTTGTGgtggtcatagagcaaaacagagaacaccattgtgttcgtgCGAGTATGGATTTCGGATCGCACGATTCAGACGCTGTCGTGAGAAGACGGATTTTAGGTTATTTTAGattcctggtctgacaaacactgctgtagctctCCCATCTTCCACAGCAGATGTGTAAGGATGACAAGGGCGGATGCAGTGGACTGAGACAGCCCATTACCAGCCTGATGGCGTCATTCTGAAACTGTTTTGAAAAAAAGTAAATGTCACTATTTTTCTCAATACATTGCAGTCAATAGGAAAAGATGAGTGTCACAGGGTTGACATTTTTCACAGTACATTGCAGTCAATGGAAAAAGATGTGTGTCACGGGGTTGATGTTTGTCATTAcattcaatgggaaaagatgTGTCACAGAGTTTATGCCTTAGTGAATGTATTGCGTTGAATGGGGGAAGATTGGCATCACAATATGGATATGGAAGAGAAAGACATCACATTTTtttattcatcaatctacacacaataacccataatgacaaagtgaaaagaggtttttagaaatgtttgcaaatgtattaaacatacaaaacagaaataccttatttacataagtattcagaccctttatgtgcaacttgaaattgagctcaggtgcctcctttccattgatcatccttgaaatgtttctacaacttgattggagtcaacctgtggtaaattcatgtgatttgacatgattttgaaaggcacacacctgtctatataagtcccacatttgacagggcatgtcagagcaaaaaccaagccatgaggtcaaaggaattgttcgttgcgctctgagacaggattgtgttgaggcacagatctggagaagggtaccaaaaatgtctgcaacattgaaggtccccaaggagacagtggcctccatcagtcttaaatggaagaagtttggaaccaccaagactcttcctagagctggctgcctggccaaactgagctttggtcaaggaggtgacaaGAACCCGACGGTCATTCTGACattgctccagagttcctctgtgaagatgggagaaccttcctcaataaaaggcacatgacagtccgcttgtaatttgccaaaaggcacctaaaggaatctcaggccatgagaaacaagattctctggtctgatgaaaccaagattgaactcttttgcctgaatgccaagcgtcacgtctggaggaaacctggcaccatccttatggtgaagcatcttggtggcatcatcatgctgtggggatgtttgttagcggcagggactgggagactagtcaggatcgagggaaagatgaacagagagatccttgatgaaaacctgctccagagcgctcaggacctcagactggatcTGAATATAGCTGTgctgtgatgctccccatccaacctgacagagcttgagaggacctgcagagaagaatgggagaaactccccaaatacaggtgtgccacgcttgtagcgttataccaaagaagactcgaggctgtaatcgctgccaaaggttcttcaagaAAGTacatagtaaagggtctgcaaaaatttcaaaattttctaaaaacttgtttttgctttgtcattatggggtattgtgtgtagattgatgaggaaaaaaaatatttagtcaattttagaataaggctgtaacgtaacaaaatatggaaaaagtcaaggggtctgaatactttccgaatgcactgtatcaagGGTATTGGCGCATACGTCTATACAGTACATCGCATTCAACGCAGAAAGGTTGGTGATAGAGCTGCAATTTGTAAATTGGTGAAAGACTCAAAAAGACAGACCTATCCACtcccagactgacagacaggcaggcaggctgacagATATATAGACTTAGACAAGCAGGGACAagtagggaggcaggcaggcaggcaggcaggcaggcaggcaggcaggcaggcaggcaggcaggcaggcaggcaggcaggcagacagacagacagacaaactctAAACTCCGGGATGTggccgggatgtggacatgaagctagagttaggatcagggttacggttagggttgagCTCagagtggacatgaagctagggttagggccttATCCTagacataaccctaaccttaaccctaaccttgactGTGATTGAGCTAGCTAACCATCGTCCTTGCACACAACCAATCGTGACCTTATATGGATGCCTTGTGTTGAGTTACGTGTTAATATAGAGAATGAGAGATTGAGTTATTTTGGAGAGATTTAATTCTTTTCAGTGTAATTTGCAATCTGGTGACAACAAATCATTGATGCAAATAAGGCACACGCCATGGCTCCCTCCCAGTGATTCAAACGAGACCGAATGATTCAAACAAGACCAAATGCAACGTTTCCATGGGAGAAGACAGTGTTTGCATCCATAAATTGACGGGAAAAATACTACAGACTTCAATAGAAGCGAGCCTCTTGATGTGCACtccgggagagagaaaaaaggctTCTGATTGTATAACATTTCAAAATCCAATTGCAGGAAATACATACCTTTTGGAAGCAACTGTTGTTCTCAGCTTTCTGTGGGTATACTTTTTATTTGTCATGTCTTAATATTGAGCTCAACAGCAACTATTTTACAACTGAGATATTTTATATGGCTTTAAGATACGAAGCGTGCGAAAGGCACAATTGTGCATCGGCCATTGCGAATGCATAGGGTAGCAGGCTACAACtgcaacattttttaaatgaaattaaaCTGTTAGAATAAAACTAACGGTGAGTGTTATATTTAGTGTTAGCGATCTAGCTAATGTGTTTTGAGTTTTTACTTCCTCATGTGGTGAATAAGCCCCCAAATAAATGACACTATGATATTAGTACACATGGAAGTTAGTGGTTTATGTTTACTATATGATAATGAGGCAATAAAAATGTGATGTGACTAAAATATGTGTCACGTCTTCACTGGCTCCGGCGCTCGACGTCGGAGCTctgatcatcattacacacacctggcactATCGTTACATGCACCTGCGCCTCATTattagactcacctggactccatcacttcactgattacctcccctatatctgtcactccctttgattCATTCCCAAGGCAGTATTTAATTGTTTTTCATATCCAGATGCTATGCTTGATTTGTATCGGTccatgtttattgtgttattaaaCACACCCCCTGCACTTGCTTCTCGACTCTCAGCGTCTCCGTTACAAAATTACTAAAAATAAATGGCATTTAGTTTACTAAAATGGCCCACTGTTTTAataaccgcaaaacaccagtctcaacgtcaacagtgaagaggcgactctgggatgctggccttctaggcagagttcctctgtccagtgtctgtgttcttttgcccatcttaatcttttatttttattggccagtctgagatatggctttttctttgcaattctgcctagaaggccagcatcctggagtcgcctcttcactgttgacgttgggactggtgttttgcgggtactatttcatgaagctgccagttgaggacttgtgaggggtctgtttctcaaactagacactctaatgtacttgtcctcttgctcagttgtgcaccgggcctcctactcctctttctattctgattagaaccattttgcgctgttctgtgaagggagtagtacacatttctcagaacaagaatagactgagtttcagatataaggtctttgtttctgtcctatatctgagaggtaTAAGAAAGAAAATGtaactttttaaacttttttttacaatttaactTGGTCAAAGAAAATGGCTCAACAGAattaaataaaatggtgatctgTCCCTTACCAGCTTCTTTGTGTCAATATCAGGCTGACTAACAGAGGATGGACACCATGTGGAGGAGCCTGTCCAAATATATATGTATCTTCTTCCTGCTGGCACTGTCAGGCCTCTTCTTCCTGTTCAGCAACATTAACATTCTGGAGGTAGGGTAAAGCCATCTGGCCTAATACGAGCCAATCTCACATTGCTTCTatcaccttctccccctcaacAGGGGAGCTACACTGTGGCTTCACTAGCTGCTCTTATCAACGTGGGTGTATTTATATACACTAGTGTGGCTTTTAATTATATTGGGTGGCACAAAAACAGTCCACAGGAAGCCATAAGTTAAATACAATTCCATTTCAACTTACTGTGCTGGGTGGCAGGAATGTTGGTCATAATGAAGGTTGGAATTTGAGACAGAATATCTGAAGGATCGTATTATTAAACAGACTTTCCAAatgtgggtctgttgtagacccACTTCCTCTCTGTCCACATATGGCGCACGGgaaggacttttattttgacatgAGGTAAGCAGAGGAAGTCGGTTGACAACAGACCCATATTTGGAAAATCTGTTTAATAATACGATactttagatattttttgtcaAAGTCAGCCTTCATAATGACCAACAGTCCTGCCCATCGGCACAGTAAGTTGAAATGGAAATGTATTTAACTTCTGGCTTCCATGGACTGTTTTTGTACAACCCAATACAATTGAAAGCAAAGCTAGTGTATGTAAATACACCCATGTTGCTAAGAGCAGCTAGGGCATCACGGAAACAGTAGGTTTTTAGATGCTACACTTGATGCATAGATTTTGCCAGCATCAGCAGAATGCAAGCCACTTTATCAAGTGTTCTTGGGTGTGAGTCATGCGTCAAATTCTTGAAAATAGTACCAGAGAGTCATTTTACACTGAACAGCACAAGTCTCTCACAGAGCTGTGCTGCTTAtgtccatgtttcattgaaattaaTGGAAGCGTCACACGCCCTGTAAAAGTTAGTGTCCAGTGTAGCATGCCTGTTAGTGACCTCTTCTCTTTACTCAGCAGAAGCTCAACTGCCAAGCAGTGTCAATGTTCTACCAGCACCAAAGCAACATCCACTCAGCTTTCCTCCCAGAGGGCCCATCTCCTTTGGACCGCAACCAGAGCTACTGTAGCCAGGAGCCCTCACCGGAGGAAGCTCTGGAGGAGCGTGACCTCCTGGAGTCCATCGCCTGGCCACAGCCTCAGCCCCATTCTGtgaatgtgtccctgaaccaGACCAGTGACCCAGCACACAGCCTTTTTGTGATCCTGCCAGCAGGGGGCAGGAGAGAGTGGCACGTAGGGGACCAGTTGGAGGCTCTGGTCCATATGCATGACTTCCAGGGGTGTCCCAAAAGCTATGGTGGAGACTTCTTGCTGGCCCGGCTGCATTCCTCCAAGTTGGAGGCAGGTGTTGCAGGACAGGTGCTGGACCACAGGAATGGGACCTACTCTGCCATTTTCCCGTTACTATGGCAGGGGTCTGCACAGGTGGAGGTGACACTGGTCCATCCTAGTGAGGCAGTTCATGTTCTACGACGGATACGAGAGGAACGGCCCGACCGGATTCCCTTTCAGAGTCTGTTCCGCTCTGGAAAACTGTCCCAGACAACTGTATGTAACCTGTGTCTGCCGACAAACCAGAAGCCGCTGTGTAATTACACAGACCCCCACACAGGGGAGCCCTGGTACTGCTACAAGCCCAAGCTTCTGAGCTGTGACACACGGATCAACCACGCCAGGGGACCCTATGTGAACCATCTGCTCGTGAACAAGGAGGCATTGCTCTTTCAGAGGTCAGTGAGTTTTACAGTATGCAAGTGAATGTGTTTAAAAGTGTGTGAAATGTATTCACAGACTTTGTTTCCAATGTATCAGATTGCATTGAGTTTATTTAACATTCAAATATGATTCTTTCTCCACTTTTTCTCAGCGGTGTAAATATCAAAGTTCCCATTCATCCTTCAGGGTCTGACAGTGTCATTGTGCTGCCTGAGAAAAAAGGTAGGCAAGCAAGGAGATACCACAGTACAACTGTGTGTTTATCTTTTTAACACTAGCTAGCCAGCCTACTaactgctctgctctgctttgTGGCTGTATACTTCAACTCTGGAGAGTTTCTGGGTGTGCAGGACAGTATTCGAGCCAACTACTGCATCTACAGTAATGTAAGGTGGGAAAGCCCTAGCACCTCTATTGCCTGTAAAGTGATGATGCTAGCTGGTGCAAGATGCTTGCTTTCCTCTTTCAGACAAAGCAGACGTGGAGAGAAGCAGCATGAAGACAGAGTCTACCAGGATCACTCCTTCCGGGTATTACTTCCAAGGGTCTTGGCGAGcgctgggtggtggtgtgatgcgCCAGTTTAACGACTCATCTGCCACTCAGTGTCTGAAGGGCAAGGTGGTGTACATGTACGGAGACTCTACTGTCAGACAGTGGTTCGAGTACCTCAACATCTTAGTAGCAGGTGAGTCCTGCGGCATCTTTCACTCTCTGCTGTGCTTTCTAAcgctctcttctgtctgtccaaCTCCCAACTCTCCCTTGCTCTTTGTGACAGACCTGAAGGAGTTTAACCTTTACAGTCCTAAGAATGTGGGGCCCTTCATGGCTGTGGACAGTGCCCACAACATCCTGCTGAAGTACCGTTGTCACGGTCCTCCAATCCGCTTCAACACTGTCATCGCCAGTGAGATGCGTTATGTAGCTAATGAGCTGGATGGACTAACTGGTGGGTCAAATACTGTGGTGTTCATCAGCATATGGTCCCATTTCAGCACCTTCCCTTTACAGGTCTACATTCGCCGACTACGCCACATTCGGCGGGCGGTGTTGCGGCTTCTGGACCGGGCTTCGGGGACCCTGGTGGTGTTGCGCTCGGCCAACCTCCAGGCCCTGGACCCGAAAGTGAGCCTGTACAATAGTGACTGGTTCTCAGTGCAGCTGGACGGGGTGCTCAGGGCTATGTTCAAGGGTCTGGATGTTTTGCTGATAGATGCCTGGGAGATGACCCTTGCCCACCACCTCCCCCATGCCCTCCACCCACCTCCTATCATCATCAAGAACATGATAGACATTATCCTCTCTCATGTCTGCCCAGAGTCAAGCTAGCAGATTAAGAATGATTTATGTCAGAATTCTATCATTCAACACCTACAGTATACAATATTCAAAAAATCCTAGAAATACCAAATTCTGCATACCATACATGTACATTGTGTTTTTACTGTTGTCATATCACACTGAATGATGATTGTTACTCTCAAAATGTGGGAATGTAAAAAAATGCCTGCACATTTTGTCTGTGAACGTTTGTGTCCAGATTTCTCTATTGAggcttacactgagtgtacaaaacattaaagacAACCGCTCCTccaatgacatagactgaccaagtgaatcgaggttaaagctatgatcccttattgatgtcactagttaaatccacttcaatcagtgtagatgatggggaggagacaggttaaataaagatgtTTAAGctgtgagacaattgagacatggattgtgtatgtgtgccattcagaggatgaatgggaaatacacaagatttaagtgcctttgaatggagtATGgctgtaggtgccaggtgcacaccGTTGGTataaagaactgcaatgctgctaggtttttcacactcaacagtttcccgtgtgtatcaagaatggttcaccacccaaaggatatccagctaacttgacacaactgtgggaatcattggagtcaacatgggccagcatccctgtggaatgcttttgacaccctgtagagtccatgccccgacgaattgaggctgttctgagggcaaaaggggagggtgcaactcaatattaagaagttgtccataatgttttgtacactcagtgtatattgaagGTAAGTGATTtgctta
The sequence above is drawn from the Salmo salar chromosome ssa05, Ssal_v3.1, whole genome shotgun sequence genome and encodes:
- the LOC106605712 gene encoding NXPE family member 3 isoform X2, which encodes MDTMWRSLSKYICIFFLLALSGLFFLFSNINILEKLNCQAVSMFYQHQSNIHSAFLPEGPSPLDRNQSYCSQEPSPEEALEERDLLESIAWPQPQPHSVNVSLNQTSDPAHSLFVILPAGGRREWHVGDQLEALVHMHDFQGCPKSYGGDFLLARLHSSKLEAGVAGQVLDHRNGTYSAIFPLLWQGSAQVEVTLVHPSEAVHVLRRIREERPDRIPFQSLFRSGKLSQTTVCNLCLPTNQKPLCNYTDPHTGEPWYCYKPKLLSCDTRINHARGPYVNHLLVNKEALLFQSGVNIKVPIHPSGSDSVIVLPEKKDKADVERSSMKTESTRITPSGYYFQGSWRALGGGVMRQFNDSSATQCLKGKVVYMYGDSTVRQWFEYLNILVADLKEFNLYSPKNVGPFMAVDSAHNILLKYRCHGPPIRFNTVIASEMRYVANELDGLTGGSNTVVFISIWSHFSTFPLQVYIRRLRHIRRAVLRLLDRASGTLVVLRSANLQALDPKVSLYNSDWFSVQLDGVLRAMFKGLDVLLIDAWEMTLAHHLPHALHPPPIIIKNMIDIILSHVCPESS
- the LOC106605712 gene encoding NXPE family member 3 isoform X1, whose translation is MDTMWRSLSKYICIFFLLALSGLFFLFSNINILEQKLNCQAVSMFYQHQSNIHSAFLPEGPSPLDRNQSYCSQEPSPEEALEERDLLESIAWPQPQPHSVNVSLNQTSDPAHSLFVILPAGGRREWHVGDQLEALVHMHDFQGCPKSYGGDFLLARLHSSKLEAGVAGQVLDHRNGTYSAIFPLLWQGSAQVEVTLVHPSEAVHVLRRIREERPDRIPFQSLFRSGKLSQTTVCNLCLPTNQKPLCNYTDPHTGEPWYCYKPKLLSCDTRINHARGPYVNHLLVNKEALLFQSGVNIKVPIHPSGSDSVIVLPEKKDKADVERSSMKTESTRITPSGYYFQGSWRALGGGVMRQFNDSSATQCLKGKVVYMYGDSTVRQWFEYLNILVADLKEFNLYSPKNVGPFMAVDSAHNILLKYRCHGPPIRFNTVIASEMRYVANELDGLTGGSNTVVFISIWSHFSTFPLQVYIRRLRHIRRAVLRLLDRASGTLVVLRSANLQALDPKVSLYNSDWFSVQLDGVLRAMFKGLDVLLIDAWEMTLAHHLPHALHPPPIIIKNMIDIILSHVCPESS